The Fibrobacter sp. genome has a segment encoding these proteins:
- a CDS encoding OmpH family outer membrane protein, protein MNRLANVFALVALILSAVGIIYCIFVHETSVRYGFINTEKMLNTFVEAQKVRDQLLAEESKWNDAEKVIEDSLATFEERLKLEYDTASIETKKRLKSEQTHRIEELGRFEQAKKDGLQKMQSELMAPVYEKINGSLAEYAKEHGLDVVFASSNGSIVYGDGSRADLTEDFVLFLNNKYQ, encoded by the coding sequence ATGAATAGGCTTGCAAATGTCTTTGCCTTGGTTGCACTGATTCTTTCTGCCGTTGGAATCATTTACTGTATCTTTGTCCATGAAACATCTGTTCGTTATGGATTTATCAATACCGAAAAGATGCTGAATACCTTCGTAGAAGCCCAGAAGGTGAGGGATCAATTGCTTGCAGAAGAATCTAAGTGGAATGATGCTGAAAAAGTTATAGAGGATTCTCTCGCTACCTTTGAGGAACGGTTGAAGCTGGAATACGATACGGCGTCTATTGAAACAAAAAAAAGGTTAAAGTCGGAGCAAACACACCGGATAGAGGAACTTGGCCGGTTTGAGCAGGCGAAAAAAGACGGGTTGCAGAAAATGCAGTCAGAGTTAATGGCCCCTGTTTATGAGAAAATAAATGGATCTCTTGCGGAATATGCCAAGGAACATGGGTTAGATGTGGTATTTGCGTCCAGTAATGGCAGTATAGTGTATGGGGACGGTTCACGTGCGGACTTGACTGAGGATTTTGTTCTCTTTTTGAACAATAAATATCAATGA